A section of the Candidatus Binatia bacterium genome encodes:
- a CDS encoding serine/threonine protein phosphatase yields the protein MPKYTLPLERKKQEYLAERERFFQELPKLSRRDFFKTAAKAAAVATAFWKGFPPHSFQLIRVAEAKEAEPKFTFAYVSDTHILDKGLNHRFVRACQKAVDDVNALDPQPDFVLFGGDLAQLGKAEELTIGKQILDQLKAPVKMMVGEHDWYLDMGEKWREMFGEPTYSFDHKGVHFIVLNSVIVEDYWTEPKMTPMERMLAMAQLDNPNGRPFMVGEEQRDWLRQDLAKVNKKTPIVIFSHSPLYKYYRPWNFWTEDAEEVHKLLAPFETVTVIHAHTHQVLTHRLRNITFHGVLSTAWPWPYAPQGIPELTVQMVRADPFNQFDGCGWGSVSMRADGQADKHYVLWDRNPMTVTFDHVRRGKQGMAELAKAFQGRVDWPSY from the coding sequence ATGCCAAAATACACTCTGCCTTTGGAACGCAAGAAACAAGAGTACCTGGCGGAGCGCGAGCGCTTTTTTCAAGAGTTGCCGAAGCTCAGCCGGCGCGATTTTTTCAAGACGGCCGCCAAAGCGGCGGCGGTGGCTACAGCCTTTTGGAAAGGCTTCCCGCCGCACTCGTTTCAGCTCATCCGAGTCGCGGAAGCCAAAGAGGCCGAGCCGAAATTTACCTTTGCCTACGTTTCCGACACGCACATCCTGGATAAAGGCCTGAATCACAGGTTCGTGCGAGCTTGCCAGAAGGCGGTAGACGACGTCAACGCGCTCGATCCACAACCGGACTTTGTCCTGTTCGGCGGCGACTTGGCCCAACTCGGCAAGGCCGAGGAACTCACGATCGGCAAGCAGATCCTCGATCAACTCAAGGCCCCGGTCAAAATGATGGTCGGCGAGCACGATTGGTATCTCGACATGGGCGAGAAGTGGCGCGAGATGTTTGGCGAACCCACGTACTCCTTCGATCACAAGGGCGTCCACTTTATCGTGCTCAACTCGGTCATCGTGGAGGACTACTGGACCGAGCCCAAAATGACCCCCATGGAGCGCATGTTGGCCATGGCGCAATTGGATAACCCCAACGGCCGGCCGTTTATGGTGGGAGAAGAACAGCGCGATTGGCTCCGCCAAGATCTGGCCAAAGTGAATAAAAAGACGCCGATCGTGATTTTCTCCCACTCTCCCCTCTACAAGTATTACCGGCCGTGGAACTTTTGGACCGAAGACGCCGAAGAGGTCCACAAGCTCCTCGCCCCCTTCGAAACGGTGACTGTGATCCACGCCCACACACACCAAGTGCTCACACACCGGCTGCGCAACATCACCTTTCACGGCGTGCTGTCGACGGCCTGGCCTTGGCCGTATGCGCCCCAGGGAATTCCCGAACTGACCGTACAAATGGTGCGCGCCGACCCGTTCAATCAGTTCGACGGTTGCGGCTGGGGTAGCGTCTCCATGCGCGCCGATGGCCAGGCCGATAAACATTACGTGTTGTGGGATCGTAACCCGATGACTGTGACCTTCGATCACGTTCGCCGCGGCAAACAAGGGATGGCGGAGCTGGCGAAGGCCTTTCAGGGCCGGGTGGATTGGCCCTCGTACTGA